In Deinococcus proteolyticus MRP, a single genomic region encodes these proteins:
- the coaE gene encoding dephospho-CoA kinase (Dephospho-CoA kinase (CoaE) performs the final step in coenzyme A biosynthesis.), with the protein MSVEHPAGGEGGRALPRRLGLTGSIGAGKSTVAALLREAGLTVIDADALARQVTADPAVLAELAALWPEVVSGQGAHAQLDRAALATRVFADPTQLAQLEAVTHPHIRVATGQALRAAAERGERWVVQDIPLLFEKGLDSDMDAVWVVDAPLELRLRRLAERSGLSREQALAREAAQWPPERKRALAGAVIENAGSLDELRGQVTGQLAALLAPPQGSGREDAVKR; encoded by the coding sequence GTGAGCGTGGAACACCCCGCAGGAGGGGAGGGCGGGCGCGCTCTCCCGCGCCGGTTGGGGCTGACCGGCAGCATCGGCGCCGGCAAAAGCACGGTGGCGGCGCTGCTGCGTGAGGCGGGCCTTACCGTGATTGACGCCGACGCCCTGGCCCGGCAAGTCACCGCCGACCCGGCAGTGCTGGCCGAACTGGCAGCGCTGTGGCCGGAAGTGGTCAGCGGACAGGGGGCGCACGCGCAGCTGGACCGCGCCGCGCTGGCCACCCGCGTGTTTGCCGACCCCACCCAGTTGGCGCAGCTGGAAGCGGTGACCCACCCGCATATCCGCGTGGCTACAGGGCAGGCTCTGCGGGCTGCTGCTGAACGCGGCGAACGCTGGGTGGTTCAGGACATCCCGCTGCTGTTTGAAAAGGGACTGGACAGCGATATGGACGCGGTCTGGGTGGTGGACGCTCCGCTGGAGCTGCGGCTGCGCCGCTTGGCCGAACGCAGCGGCCTTAGCCGTGAACAGGCGCTGGCCCGCGAAGCTGCGCAGTGGCCTCCTGAGCGCAAGCGTGCCCTGGCCGGAGCGGTGATTGAGAATGCCGGCAGCCTGGACGAACTGCGGGGGCAGGTGACCGGTCAGCTGGCCGCGCTGCTGGCGCCGCCGCAAGGGTCGGGCCGGGAGGACGCGGTAAAACGGTAG
- a CDS encoding transglycosylase domain-containing protein: MILLGKFLKFFFSLVLALVLAGAGLAGAFAMKWAGELPDYRELDSLTLGAETRVFARDGTALGSLIPRIGEQKVSRTLVRLNEVSPFMTAAVISNEDRRFFEHYGLDPIGIGRQVQRIAQGKDVQGGSTLTNQLIKNTLLWDEFGGAVTADRKAKEWMLSVQVERSFTKEEVLQNYLNAIYWGDGGPVELYGVYSAAQAYFGKAPRDLTLAESAYLTVIIPNPAKRYKDFELSYGLMKVLLSRMEQDGWITSQQHQAALAEKVQPKGWKVQYGAPGEVKSAQLVNPKAKELRDVTTNRAPHFTQQVEQELTQLLGRDKVYGSGGLRVYTTLDMNVQNAVEIASREARGLPYGATLGAVIVNPYTGEVLGMIGQKIREGEPVPDWNNAAQGQRQIGSTIKPLLYTVALQSGLRQDHREEDRPVSFPCDTCKGGVYSPQNFEGATTFRNMTIREALDRSLNLVTVRLADRVGLEKFFGKLGELGIPPGDGTGLAAALGAIETTPVNMAAAYAPFVNGGVYYKPRYITKVTTARGEVLYDANTENIKPVRVWSPQVAYLGLDMIRGVVNDLKPEQGGLAGGAKFGEWSVAGKTGTSNGPKDLWFVGTTPLYTGAVWVGKQEGGDMPINSYSGVVNTPIWKRMMEVAHAGKTKTEYQQPPGILFAPHPDQQWMPGVKFAYIDPSYQDAATDVEGQTLPAQGARYRETEWTPSDPNSTELVGLDQRTGKLATEFTPPEQVIMRRINTADLPSYSPDLPGTPAQGQAGQTDPAAASGAATSPAPASSGQ; the protein is encoded by the coding sequence TTGATACTGTTGGGCAAATTTCTGAAATTCTTCTTTTCGTTGGTGCTGGCGCTGGTGCTGGCCGGTGCCGGCCTGGCCGGTGCGTTTGCCATGAAGTGGGCGGGCGAGCTGCCCGACTACCGCGAGCTCGACAGCTTGACTCTGGGCGCCGAGACCCGCGTGTTTGCCCGCGACGGCACCGCGCTGGGCAGTTTGATTCCCCGCATCGGGGAGCAGAAGGTCAGCCGGACGCTGGTGCGCCTGAACGAAGTGAGCCCCTTCATGACCGCTGCTGTCATCTCCAACGAGGACCGGCGCTTTTTCGAGCACTACGGCCTGGACCCCATCGGTATCGGCCGTCAGGTGCAGCGCATCGCCCAGGGCAAGGACGTGCAGGGTGGCTCTACGCTGACCAACCAGCTGATCAAGAACACGCTGCTGTGGGACGAGTTCGGCGGCGCTGTGACCGCCGACCGCAAGGCCAAGGAATGGATGCTCAGCGTGCAGGTGGAGCGCTCCTTTACCAAGGAAGAGGTGCTGCAGAACTACCTCAACGCCATCTACTGGGGCGACGGCGGCCCGGTGGAGCTGTACGGCGTGTATTCGGCGGCGCAGGCCTATTTCGGCAAGGCTCCCCGCGACCTGACGCTGGCTGAAAGCGCTTACCTGACCGTGATTATTCCCAACCCGGCCAAGCGCTATAAGGATTTCGAGCTGTCATACGGCCTGATGAAGGTGCTGCTGAGCCGCATGGAGCAAGACGGCTGGATTACCTCGCAGCAGCACCAGGCTGCGCTGGCCGAGAAGGTGCAGCCCAAGGGCTGGAAGGTGCAGTACGGCGCCCCCGGCGAAGTCAAGAGTGCCCAGCTGGTCAACCCCAAAGCCAAAGAGCTGCGTGACGTGACCACCAACCGCGCCCCCCACTTCACGCAGCAGGTGGAGCAGGAGCTTACCCAGCTGCTGGGCCGCGACAAGGTGTACGGCTCGGGCGGTCTGCGGGTCTATACCACCCTGGACATGAACGTGCAGAACGCCGTGGAAATTGCCAGCCGTGAGGCCCGTGGGCTGCCGTACGGCGCCACCCTGGGAGCGGTCATCGTCAATCCCTATACCGGCGAGGTGCTGGGCATGATCGGGCAGAAGATCCGCGAAGGCGAGCCGGTGCCTGACTGGAACAATGCCGCGCAGGGCCAGCGACAGATCGGCTCGACCATCAAGCCGCTGCTGTACACGGTGGCGCTGCAATCTGGGCTGCGTCAGGACCACCGCGAGGAAGACCGCCCGGTATCCTTCCCGTGTGACACCTGTAAGGGTGGGGTGTACAGCCCGCAGAATTTCGAGGGCGCGACCACCTTCCGTAACATGACCATCCGCGAAGCGCTGGACCGCTCGCTGAACCTGGTCACGGTGCGCCTGGCCGACCGGGTGGGCCTGGAGAAGTTCTTCGGCAAGCTGGGTGAACTGGGAATTCCGCCCGGCGACGGCACCGGGCTGGCCGCTGCGCTGGGCGCCATCGAAACCACGCCGGTCAATATGGCGGCGGCCTACGCGCCCTTCGTGAACGGCGGCGTGTACTACAAGCCGCGCTACATCACCAAGGTCACCACGGCCCGCGGCGAGGTTCTCTACGACGCCAACACCGAGAACATCAAGCCGGTACGGGTATGGTCGCCGCAGGTGGCCTACCTCGGCCTGGACATGATCCGGGGTGTGGTGAACGACCTCAAGCCCGAGCAGGGCGGTCTGGCGGGCGGTGCCAAGTTCGGGGAGTGGTCCGTGGCCGGCAAGACCGGAACCAGTAACGGCCCCAAGGACCTGTGGTTCGTGGGCACCACCCCGCTGTACACCGGCGCGGTGTGGGTCGGCAAGCAAGAAGGCGGCGACATGCCCATCAACTCGTACTCGGGCGTGGTGAATACCCCCATCTGGAAGCGGATGATGGAAGTGGCGCACGCCGGCAAGACCAAGACCGAGTACCAGCAGCCGCCGGGCATTCTGTTCGCGCCGCACCCCGACCAGCAGTGGATGCCGGGCGTCAAGTTCGCCTACATCGACCCCAGCTATCAGGACGCCGCCACCGATGTGGAGGGCCAGACCCTGCCCGCCCAGGGTGCCCGTTACCGCGAGACCGAGTGGACTCCGTCCGACCCCAATTCCACCGAGCTGGTGGGCCTGGACCAGCGCACCGGCAAACTGGCGACCGAGTTCACCCCGCCCGAGCAGGTCATCATGCGGCGCATCAACACCGCCGACCTGCCCTCGTACTCGCCGGACCTGCCGGGAACTCCGGCCCAGGGGCAAGCGGGACAGACTGACCCGGCTGCCGCCAGCGGAGCGGCCACCAGCCCGGCTCCGGCCAGCAGCGGCCAGTGA
- a CDS encoding AAC(3) family N-acetyltransferase, producing the protein MMNKSAVSPAELDAGLAALGLDGTQHVLAHASLRSFGRLEGGSRTLVDTLLGRTATLAAPAFTYATMLYRATDPVHARFSRDRRVSRELGRLPQEMVERAAAQRSFHPTLSFVSLGEEAQYVTRRQSLAQPYGPVGALYELGGYSLMIGTDWDSNTAVHYGEYLAGVPYLSRWAELNGEVTEMAFPNCSADFGNLAPQVQDLGRRVQVGRSTLQLYPLRALVDRAVDMLRHDPKALLCRSRSCRCQQVAALIDREGLHPRPHQAELG; encoded by the coding sequence ATGATGAACAAATCTGCGGTCAGCCCAGCCGAACTGGACGCCGGTCTGGCCGCGCTGGGGCTGGACGGCACGCAACACGTGCTCGCCCACGCTTCGCTGCGGTCGTTCGGCCGGCTGGAAGGTGGCTCCCGTACCCTGGTGGATACCCTACTGGGACGTACCGCCACGCTGGCTGCGCCGGCCTTTACCTACGCCACCATGCTGTACCGGGCCACGGACCCGGTGCATGCCCGCTTCAGCCGCGACCGGCGGGTGAGCCGCGAGCTGGGCCGGCTGCCGCAGGAAATGGTCGAGCGCGCGGCGGCCCAGCGCTCGTTTCACCCCACCCTGAGCTTCGTGTCGCTGGGCGAGGAGGCCCAGTACGTGACCCGGCGGCAGTCGCTGGCGCAGCCGTATGGCCCAGTCGGTGCCCTGTACGAACTGGGCGGCTACTCGCTGATGATTGGCACCGACTGGGACAGCAATACGGCCGTGCACTACGGCGAGTATCTGGCCGGGGTGCCCTACCTGAGCCGCTGGGCAGAGCTGAACGGCGAAGTGACCGAGATGGCTTTTCCCAACTGCTCAGCGGATTTCGGAAATCTGGCGCCGCAGGTGCAGGACCTGGGCCGCCGGGTGCAGGTGGGCCGCTCCACCTTGCAGCTTTATCCGCTGCGGGCGCTGGTGGACCGGGCGGTGGACATGCTCCGGCACGACCCCAAGGCGCTGCTGTGCCGCTCGCGTTCCTGCCGCTGCCAGCAGGTGGCGGCGCTGATTGACCGGGAGGGACTGCACCCCCGGCCGCACCAGGCTGAGCTGGGCTGA
- a CDS encoding SDR family oxidoreductase, protein MTDQKAERNKVGAGKSAFVTGASKGIGYAVAQALAQAGYSVTITSRNEQEVTGAAEQIGQNVRGVVCDVRDAQALQGAVDGHVAAFGGLDVLFVNAGVGKFANVKDMSIEDWDTMLDTNLSGAFYTVKAALPALTESAKNGGGYIFLLSSLAGKNPFAGGAAYNASKFGMNGLSEVLMLDLREDDIKVTQFMPGSVATYFGGHTPSDADAWKIQPEDIAQLTVDLLELPRRTLPSRVEVRPSRPAKK, encoded by the coding sequence CCAGCAAGGGCATCGGCTACGCGGTGGCGCAGGCGCTGGCACAGGCGGGCTACAGCGTCACCATCACCAGCCGCAACGAGCAGGAAGTGACCGGAGCTGCCGAGCAGATCGGCCAGAATGTGCGCGGCGTGGTGTGCGATGTGCGCGACGCGCAGGCGCTGCAAGGGGCGGTGGATGGGCACGTGGCCGCCTTCGGTGGGCTGGACGTGCTGTTCGTGAACGCCGGCGTGGGCAAGTTCGCCAACGTCAAGGACATGAGCATAGAGGACTGGGACACCATGCTCGATACCAACCTCAGCGGCGCGTTCTACACGGTGAAGGCCGCCCTGCCCGCACTGACCGAGAGCGCCAAGAACGGCGGCGGTTACATCTTCTTGCTGTCCAGCCTGGCCGGCAAGAATCCCTTCGCCGGCGGCGCGGCCTACAACGCCAGCAAATTCGGCATGAACGGCCTGAGCGAAGTGCTGATGCTGGACCTGCGCGAAGACGACATCAAGGTGACGCAGTTCATGCCCGGCAGCGTGGCGACCTACTTTGGCGGCCACACCCCCAGCGACGCCGACGCCTGGAAGATTCAGCCTGAGGACATTGCCCAGCTGACGGTGGACCTGCTGGAACTGCCCCGCCGCACCCTGCCCAGCCGGGTGGAAGTGCGCCCCAGCCGCCCCGCCAAGAAGTAA
- a CDS encoding phytase produces MSRFIRPLLLVSLCAGVCACAPVATGPASPQAQTGAGALPVVEARAQTAPVGDPADSDDPAIWVDAAEPARSFVIATRKEGGLTVFDLKGQTIQDLNPGGVRYNNVDLVRGFRLGGETVDLAVTSDRKGDRVAAFVIDPQTRTLREVTSPATPLLFSPGPGTDGKRTAYGLAAYRTAAGEDRVLVSQNGFPVVGEFELYDDGQGVSVRPVRRLELPAALPGLTVDDPQFEGMVVDAEQGVAFLGQEQIGVWRWDLDGRRSVLLDQVAPLAPRLHADVEGLTLVRGSGGRGYLLVSSQGSNAYAVYSRDGKRYFGSFQVTAGSDLVQDSDGADAVLTPLGSDYPGGLLVVQDGEAGGAEGQTNFKLVSWADVERALNLPDVR; encoded by the coding sequence ATGTCACGATTCATCCGTCCGCTGTTGTTGGTGTCCCTCTGTGCCGGAGTCTGCGCCTGTGCTCCGGTGGCGACTGGCCCGGCTTCCCCGCAGGCCCAGACAGGAGCGGGAGCGCTGCCGGTGGTGGAAGCCCGCGCCCAGACTGCGCCGGTGGGCGACCCCGCCGACTCGGACGACCCGGCCATCTGGGTGGATGCTGCCGAGCCGGCCCGCTCCTTTGTCATTGCGACCCGCAAGGAAGGTGGCCTGACGGTCTTTGACCTGAAGGGGCAAACCATTCAGGACCTGAACCCTGGCGGTGTGCGGTACAACAACGTGGACCTGGTGCGCGGCTTCCGGCTGGGCGGCGAAACGGTAGACCTGGCCGTGACCAGTGACCGCAAGGGCGACCGGGTGGCGGCGTTCGTAATTGACCCGCAGACGCGCACCCTGCGCGAGGTCACCAGCCCGGCCACGCCGCTGCTGTTCAGCCCTGGCCCGGGTACCGACGGCAAGCGCACCGCCTACGGCCTGGCCGCCTACCGTACCGCCGCCGGAGAAGACCGCGTGCTGGTCAGCCAGAACGGCTTTCCGGTGGTGGGCGAGTTCGAGCTGTACGATGACGGCCAGGGCGTGAGTGTGCGGCCCGTGCGCCGGCTGGAGCTGCCTGCAGCGCTACCGGGCCTGACCGTGGACGACCCGCAGTTCGAGGGCATGGTGGTGGACGCCGAGCAGGGCGTGGCCTTCCTGGGCCAGGAGCAGATTGGCGTATGGCGCTGGGACCTGGATGGCCGCCGCAGCGTGCTGCTGGACCAGGTGGCGCCGCTGGCCCCCCGCCTTCACGCCGACGTGGAAGGGCTGACGCTGGTGCGCGGCAGCGGAGGCCGGGGCTACCTGCTGGTCAGCAGCCAGGGCAGCAACGCCTACGCGGTGTACAGCCGCGACGGCAAGCGTTACTTCGGCTCATTTCAGGTGACGGCCGGCAGCGACCTGGTGCAGGACAGTGACGGGGCAGACGCAGTGCTCACCCCTCTGGGAAGCGATTATCCCGGCGGTCTGCTGGTGGTGCAGGACGGCGAGGCCGGCGGCGCAGAAGGCCAGACCAACTTCAAGCTGGTGTCCTGGGCCGATGTGGAGCGGGCGCTGAACTTGCCGGACGTGCGCTGA
- a CDS encoding FAD-dependent oxidoreductase, with the protein MTQDSQSFTPERPLRVAVVGSGPSGIYSAESLIKQAEVPVEVDIFDRLPTPYGLVRYGVAPDHLTIKSVTKAFEKTLNDDRVRFLGNVEFGRDLSREQLLEHYDAVIYAVGASSDRRLGIPGEDLTGSLSATEFVAWYNGHPDAATRDLDLSGVTGVAVIGVGNVALDVSRILAKTADELHTSDIAGHALDVLRGSGVKDVYVMGRRGPVQAKFTTKELREFGELEAANVALRPEEMQVSEAEEAAITDNVVKKNLEVLRGFGELERRDVPRTVHFRFLVSPTEILGDEQGRVRAIRIEKNRLTESGGAEGTGEYEEIPVQLVLRSVGYRGVPLPGVPFDEKAGTIANEGGRVTGGQGEYTAGWIKRGPSGVIGTNRKCAADTVALLLEDVNSGTLAPRAGSREALDTHLAAHPVYTFEDWQVLDQHEQSSGSAAGRPRAKVVRLEEMLGHRRG; encoded by the coding sequence ATGACTCAAGATTCGCAGTCCTTTACCCCCGAGCGCCCGCTGCGGGTGGCGGTCGTGGGCTCCGGCCCCAGCGGCATCTACTCGGCCGAAAGCCTCATCAAGCAGGCCGAAGTGCCGGTGGAAGTGGACATCTTCGACCGCCTGCCCACGCCTTACGGCCTGGTGCGCTACGGTGTGGCCCCGGACCACCTGACCATCAAGAGCGTGACCAAAGCCTTTGAAAAGACCCTCAACGACGACCGGGTGCGCTTCTTGGGGAACGTGGAATTTGGGCGCGACCTCAGCCGTGAGCAGCTGCTGGAGCACTACGACGCCGTCATTTACGCGGTGGGGGCCAGCAGCGACCGCCGCCTAGGAATTCCCGGCGAGGACCTCACGGGGTCTCTCAGCGCCACCGAGTTCGTGGCCTGGTACAACGGCCACCCCGACGCCGCCACCCGCGACCTGGACCTGAGCGGAGTGACGGGCGTAGCCGTGATTGGCGTGGGCAACGTGGCGCTCGACGTGAGCCGCATTCTCGCCAAGACGGCCGACGAGCTGCACACTTCCGACATCGCCGGGCATGCCCTGGACGTGCTGCGCGGCAGCGGCGTGAAAGACGTGTACGTGATGGGCCGGCGCGGTCCGGTGCAGGCCAAGTTCACCACCAAGGAGCTGCGCGAGTTCGGAGAGCTGGAAGCCGCCAACGTGGCGCTGCGCCCCGAAGAGATGCAGGTGAGCGAGGCCGAGGAAGCGGCCATTACCGACAACGTGGTCAAGAAAAATCTGGAGGTGCTGCGCGGCTTCGGGGAACTGGAACGGCGGGACGTGCCGCGCACCGTACATTTCCGCTTTCTGGTATCCCCCACCGAGATTCTGGGCGATGAGCAGGGCCGCGTGCGGGCCATCCGTATCGAGAAGAACCGCCTGACGGAAAGCGGCGGCGCGGAAGGCACCGGCGAATACGAGGAGATCCCCGTGCAGCTGGTGCTGCGCTCGGTGGGCTACCGGGGCGTCCCGCTGCCCGGCGTCCCGTTCGACGAAAAGGCGGGCACCATCGCCAATGAGGGCGGGCGCGTGACCGGCGGCCAGGGTGAGTACACTGCCGGCTGGATCAAGCGTGGCCCCAGCGGCGTGATCGGCACCAACCGCAAGTGCGCCGCCGACACGGTGGCCCTGCTGCTGGAAGACGTGAACAGCGGCACCCTCGCCCCCCGCGCCGGCAGCCGCGAGGCGCTGGACACCCATCTGGCCGCGCACCCGGTCTACACTTTCGAGGACTGGCAGGTGCTGGACCAGCACGAGCAGAGCAGTGGCAGCGCTGCCGGCCGTCCCCGCGCCAAGGTGGTTCGCCTTGAGGAGATGCTGGGCCACCGCCGGGGCTGA
- a CDS encoding glutamine synthetase III produces MDKDFSVISASRQTSVRDLPSPRQLIDEVYASDVLTLDDLRSRLSKPVFKSLQATFERGADLDAGIADTVALAMKNWAMERGATHYTHWFQPLTGSTAEKHDSFLTPMGDGKVISTFSGGELIQAEPDASSFPSGGLRATFEARGYTVWDPTSPAFILRHSAGATLCIPAIFASWNGEALDQKTPLLRSSEALNRAVVPALQLFGASAGTRVSSTLGAEQEYFLIAEEFYYQRPDLMMAGRTLFGAKPPRGQELEDHYFGHIPDRVLTFMSDVEAQLYALGIPVKTRHKEVAPGQFELAPIFEDSNVAADHQQLSMQVVQSTARRHGLVALLHEKPFAGMNGSGKHCNWSMSTNAGENLFEPGDTPHENLQFLFFCAAAIKAVDEHQDLLRISVASASNDHRLGAQEAPPAIISMFFGSELTEIFERIESGEGGRGEKKGLLGMGSAVLPDIPRHAGDRNRTSPFAFTGNKFEFRAPGSSQSISLPITVMNLIMADGVAQLTGRLRAMLDAGTDLDKAVGDIFREVYAQHKRVLFDGDGYNEAWHHEAEMQRGLLNLRTSLDAFPHLTSPKNIELFTRHGVLNERELEARQEIMFDIYFKTVNIEGELTEAIAQTVLLPDTLNYLRDLYASGESRAVKGLIAEVEGLTDELYEALQGLRQQNAELGGEEVHDKAFHVRDQVLPAMLKVRQVADQLERLVSDERWTLPTYRQMLFVK; encoded by the coding sequence ATGGATAAAGATTTCAGTGTCATTTCCGCTTCCCGCCAGACCAGCGTGCGCGACCTGCCCTCGCCCCGGCAACTGATTGACGAGGTCTACGCCAGCGACGTGCTGACGCTGGATGACCTGCGTAGCCGCCTGAGCAAGCCGGTGTTCAAGAGCTTGCAGGCCACCTTCGAGCGCGGCGCAGACCTGGACGCGGGCATTGCCGATACCGTGGCGCTGGCGATGAAGAACTGGGCCATGGAACGCGGCGCGACCCACTACACCCACTGGTTCCAGCCGCTGACCGGTTCTACCGCCGAGAAGCACGACTCCTTCCTGACGCCGATGGGCGACGGTAAGGTGATTTCCACGTTCAGCGGCGGTGAACTGATTCAGGCCGAACCGGACGCCTCTTCCTTTCCCTCAGGCGGTCTGCGGGCCACCTTCGAGGCCCGTGGCTACACGGTGTGGGACCCCACCAGCCCGGCCTTTATCCTGCGCCACTCGGCCGGGGCCACGCTGTGCATTCCGGCCATCTTCGCCTCGTGGAACGGCGAAGCCCTGGACCAGAAGACCCCGCTGCTGCGCTCCAGCGAGGCGCTCAACCGCGCTGTGGTGCCAGCGCTGCAACTGTTCGGTGCGTCGGCGGGCACCCGCGTCAGTTCCACCCTGGGCGCCGAGCAGGAGTATTTCCTGATTGCCGAGGAGTTCTACTACCAGCGCCCGGACCTGATGATGGCCGGCCGCACCCTGTTCGGGGCCAAGCCACCACGCGGACAGGAGCTGGAAGACCACTACTTCGGGCACATTCCCGACCGGGTGCTGACTTTTATGAGCGACGTGGAAGCGCAACTTTATGCACTGGGGATTCCGGTCAAGACCCGCCACAAGGAAGTGGCGCCGGGCCAGTTTGAGCTGGCTCCGATCTTCGAGGATTCCAACGTGGCCGCCGATCACCAGCAGCTGAGCATGCAGGTGGTGCAGAGCACGGCCCGCCGTCACGGCCTGGTGGCCCTGCTGCATGAAAAACCATTTGCCGGCATGAACGGTTCGGGCAAGCACTGCAACTGGAGCATGTCCACCAACGCTGGGGAGAACCTGTTCGAGCCGGGCGACACCCCGCACGAGAACCTGCAGTTCCTGTTCTTCTGCGCCGCAGCCATCAAGGCGGTTGACGAGCACCAGGACCTGCTGCGTATCAGCGTGGCGAGTGCCAGCAACGACCACCGCCTGGGCGCTCAGGAAGCCCCGCCCGCCATTATCTCCATGTTCTTCGGCAGCGAACTGACTGAGATTTTCGAGCGTATCGAGAGTGGCGAGGGCGGACGCGGTGAGAAAAAGGGCCTGTTGGGCATGGGCAGCGCCGTGCTGCCCGACATTCCTCGCCACGCCGGCGACCGCAACCGCACCAGCCCCTTCGCCTTTACCGGCAACAAGTTCGAGTTCCGTGCCCCCGGCTCGTCGCAGAGCATCTCGCTGCCCATCACGGTGATGAACCTGATTATGGCCGACGGAGTGGCGCAGCTGACAGGGCGCCTGCGGGCCATGCTGGACGCAGGCACCGACCTGGACAAGGCGGTGGGGGACATCTTCCGTGAAGTGTACGCCCAGCACAAGCGGGTGCTGTTCGACGGCGACGGCTACAACGAAGCCTGGCACCACGAGGCCGAAATGCAGCGCGGCCTGCTGAACCTGCGGACCAGCTTGGACGCCTTCCCGCACCTGACCAGCCCCAAGAACATCGAGCTGTTCACGCGCCACGGCGTGCTGAACGAGCGCGAGCTGGAAGCCCGTCAGGAAATCATGTTCGACATCTATTTCAAGACGGTCAACATTGAAGGCGAGCTGACCGAGGCCATCGCCCAGACGGTGCTGCTGCCCGACACCCTCAACTACCTGCGCGACCTGTACGCTTCGGGCGAAAGCCGCGCCGTCAAGGGCCTGATTGCCGAAGTGGAGGGCCTGACCGACGAGCTGTACGAGGCGCTGCAGGGCCTGCGCCAGCAAAACGCCGAGCTGGGCGGGGAGGAAGTCCACGACAAGGCCTTCCACGTCCGCGACCAGGTGCTGCCGGCCATGCTGAAGGTGCGTCAGGTGGCCGACCAGCTGGAGCGGCTGGTCAGCGACGAGCGCTGGACGCTGCCCACCTACCGCCAGATGCTGTTCGTGAAGTAG